One genomic window of Streptomyces sp. NBC_01498 includes the following:
- a CDS encoding WD40 repeat domain-containing protein: protein MVMVKVVRASSRLRAAGTALLAAALLLPAAPSAVAAPAADPDRSFRIADPRITESSGLAASRAHPGVYWTHNDQDQPRVYGIDSRTGETVATLTMRGVGEPRDMEAISVGADGNIYVGDIGDNLGGTWDHVWIYRFPEPERLADATVDATQFTVKYEDGPRDAEALMVHPTTGRVYIASKNEDGGALYEGPAKLTAGGTNTFTRVGEVPWVTDGAFSPDGKELLLRSYFSARAYVWKDGRPGADHRVRAPVQGQAESVTYTLDGSAAMFGTEGTRSEVNRVDIGNGSSGGGGGGGAGSSGTGEGAGSDGDSGNLTMGAVVLVCAAVLFLGFRRRRGSD from the coding sequence ATGGTCATGGTCAAGGTCGTGCGCGCCTCCTCGCGTCTCCGTGCCGCCGGTACCGCCTTGTTGGCGGCGGCACTCCTTCTTCCGGCGGCCCCCTCGGCGGTCGCCGCCCCCGCCGCCGACCCCGACCGGAGCTTCCGGATCGCGGACCCGCGCATCACGGAGTCCAGCGGCCTGGCCGCCAGCCGCGCGCACCCCGGCGTCTACTGGACGCACAACGACCAGGACCAGCCCCGCGTTTACGGCATCGACTCCCGCACGGGTGAGACCGTCGCGACCCTGACGATGCGCGGGGTCGGGGAGCCCCGCGACATGGAGGCGATCTCCGTCGGCGCCGACGGGAACATCTACGTCGGCGACATCGGTGACAACCTCGGCGGCACCTGGGACCACGTCTGGATCTACCGTTTCCCGGAGCCCGAGCGGCTCGCGGACGCGACGGTCGACGCCACCCAGTTCACCGTGAAGTACGAGGACGGCCCCCGCGACGCCGAGGCGCTGATGGTCCATCCCACCACCGGCCGCGTCTACATCGCCTCGAAGAACGAGGACGGCGGCGCCCTCTACGAGGGCCCGGCGAAGCTGACGGCCGGTGGCACCAACACCTTCACGCGCGTGGGCGAAGTGCCGTGGGTGACGGACGGCGCGTTCTCGCCGGACGGCAAGGAGTTGCTGCTGCGCTCGTACTTCAGCGCCCGCGCGTACGTCTGGAAGGACGGCCGCCCCGGCGCCGACCACCGGGTGCGCGCCCCGGTCCAGGGCCAGGCGGAGTCGGTGACGTACACGCTGGACGGATCGGCGGCGATGTTCGGCACCGAGGGCACGCGCAGCGAGGTCAACCGCGTCGACATCGGGAACGGTTCGTCCGGCGGCGGTGGCGGAGGGGGCGCGGGCAGCAGCGGTACGGGCGAGGGCGCCGGGAGCGACGGCGACAGCGGGAATCTCACGATGGGCGCGGTGGTGCTGGTGTGCGCCGCCGTACTGTTCCTCGGCTTCAGGCGGCGGCGCGGGAGCGACTGA
- the serC gene encoding phosphoserine transaminase has protein sequence MADIQIPADIKPADGRFGAGPSKVRTEAVDALAATGTSLLGTSHRQAPVKNLVGAVRDGVRELFRLPEGYEVILGNGGSTAFWDIATHGLIENKSQHLSFGEFSSKFAKASKLAPWLAEPTVISSDPGTHPQPVAEAGVDVYGLTHNETSTGVAAPIRRVAGADEGALVLVDATSGAGGLPVDIAETDVYYFAPQKSFASDGGLWIGVFSPAALERAARVHGSGRHVPEFFSLPTAIDNSLKNQTYNTPALATLFLLNEQLTWLNTQGGLEWSTARTAASARALYGWAESSKYATPFVVDPAQRSQVIGTIDFADEIDAAAVAKVLRANGIVDTEPYRKLGRNQLRVAMFPAIDPADIEALTACVDYVIDKL, from the coding sequence GTGGCCGATATTCAGATTCCCGCTGACATCAAGCCCGCCGACGGTCGTTTCGGCGCTGGCCCCTCCAAGGTCCGTACGGAGGCGGTCGACGCGCTGGCCGCGACCGGTACCTCTCTCCTCGGCACCTCCCACCGCCAGGCTCCCGTGAAGAACCTGGTCGGCGCGGTGCGCGACGGTGTGCGGGAGCTGTTCCGGCTCCCCGAGGGGTACGAGGTGATCCTGGGCAACGGCGGCTCCACCGCCTTCTGGGACATCGCGACGCACGGTTTGATCGAGAACAAGTCGCAGCACCTGTCGTTCGGCGAGTTCTCGTCCAAGTTCGCGAAGGCGTCGAAGCTCGCCCCGTGGCTGGCCGAGCCGACCGTGATCTCCTCCGACCCGGGCACCCACCCGCAGCCGGTGGCCGAGGCGGGCGTGGACGTCTACGGGCTCACGCACAACGAGACCTCCACCGGTGTCGCCGCGCCGATCCGGCGCGTCGCGGGCGCCGACGAGGGCGCGCTGGTGCTGGTCGACGCCACGTCCGGCGCGGGCGGCCTGCCGGTCGACATCGCCGAGACGGACGTCTACTACTTCGCCCCGCAGAAGTCCTTCGCCTCCGACGGCGGCCTGTGGATCGGCGTCTTCTCGCCGGCCGCCCTGGAGCGCGCGGCGCGTGTGCACGGCTCGGGCCGCCATGTGCCGGAGTTCTTCTCGCTGCCGACGGCGATCGACAACTCGCTGAAGAACCAGACGTACAACACCCCGGCCCTCGCCACGCTCTTCCTGCTGAACGAGCAGCTGACCTGGCTGAACACCCAGGGCGGCCTGGAGTGGTCGACCGCACGCACGGCCGCGTCGGCGCGGGCGCTGTACGGCTGGGCGGAGTCGTCCAAGTACGCGACACCGTTCGTGGTGGACCCGGCGCAGCGTTCGCAGGTCATCGGCACGATCGACTTCGCGGACGAGATCGACGCGGCGGCCGTCGCGAAGGTGCTGCGCGCCAACGGCATCGTGGACACGGAGCCGTACCGCAAGCTGGGCCGCAACCAGCTGCGGGTCGCGATGTTCCCGGCGATCGACCCGGCGGACATCGAGGCGTTGACGGCGTGCGTGGACTACGTGATCGACAAGCTGTGA
- a CDS encoding FAD-binding and (Fe-S)-binding domain-containing protein: MAEQRERNGGGHEGGAGGARRDRARDTAPPPGPGSDSTAAATALAADLAGAVRGEVDFGAAARALTTMDASNYRRVPVGVVTPRDAADVAAALDVCRAHGVPVVPRGGGTSIAGNAIGAGVVLDLTRHLRSIVSVDPEARTAVVQPGVVLDRLRDTVRPHGLTFGPDPSTHSRCTLGGMIGNNSCGPHSVAWGTTADSVHELSVTTYGGTALRLGRGWDGAPAGLRALVEDNLALLRTGYPTGLPRRISGYAVDALLPENGTDLARAFCGSEGTLGVVTEAVVRLVDSPPARALAVLGYPDESAAAEAAAGLLPYHPLTVEGMADDLVPGPHDLPRGGAWLFVETGGATAAEARAHAERIARAADALDSTVVVDPAALRALWRVREDASGTATRSADGGEAWPGWEDCAVPPARLGAYLREFRALLADHGLRGTPYGHFGDGCIHVRVDFDLLSTEGVRVFRRFSEDVAALVVAHGGSLSGEHGDGRARSELLPTMYGSELTGLFERFKDLWDPAGGMNPGSIARPDRLDEHLRFEVLPRERVDVAFAYPHDGVAADGSVGGDFSAAVRRCVGVAKCRVEGPSSGAGVMCPSFRATGEEQHSTRGRARLLHEMLAGEVVTDGWRSAEVKDALDLCLSCKGCRSDCPVGVDMATYKAEFLHHHYAGRRRPAAHYAMGRLPRWLRAAAPFAGVLNAALRVPGTAALAKRLGGIAPERAIPRLAPRTFTRWLRGRAPVADPSVVLWPDTFTEYLSPSVGRAAVRVLDAAGLPHTVPPGRVCCGLTYVSTGQLDQARTVMRRTLDRMEPALDRGLPVVVLEPSCAAALRTDLPELLADDPRAARLAASVRTFAQTLEEYAPDWRPPRVNRPVAGQTHCHQHAVLGDAADRRLRERAGLAGELSGGCCGLAGNFGFEKGHYDVSVACAEDQLLPSVRAASPTTAFLADGYSCRTQLTQLTNTDARHLAEVLAEALGEETTGADGAGGTDGPVTP, translated from the coding sequence ATGGCTGAGCAGAGGGAGCGAAACGGCGGCGGGCACGAGGGTGGCGCGGGGGGCGCGCGGCGGGACCGGGCCCGGGATACGGCGCCGCCCCCCGGCCCCGGGAGCGACTCGACGGCCGCGGCGACCGCACTCGCCGCAGACCTGGCCGGCGCCGTCCGCGGCGAGGTGGACTTCGGCGCCGCCGCCCGCGCCCTCACCACCATGGACGCCTCCAACTACCGCCGTGTCCCGGTCGGCGTCGTCACCCCGCGCGACGCGGCCGACGTGGCGGCGGCCCTCGACGTCTGCCGCGCCCACGGCGTGCCCGTGGTGCCGCGCGGCGGCGGCACCTCCATCGCGGGGAACGCGATCGGCGCCGGCGTCGTCCTCGATCTCACCCGGCATCTTCGCTCGATCGTGTCGGTCGACCCCGAGGCACGTACCGCCGTAGTCCAGCCGGGCGTCGTGCTCGACCGGCTGCGCGACACCGTCCGGCCGCACGGCCTGACCTTCGGGCCCGACCCCTCCACGCACAGCCGCTGCACGCTCGGCGGCATGATCGGCAACAACTCGTGCGGCCCGCACTCCGTCGCCTGGGGAACGACCGCCGACAGCGTCCACGAGCTGTCCGTCACCACGTACGGCGGCACCGCCCTGCGGCTCGGCCGGGGCTGGGACGGCGCGCCCGCCGGGCTGCGCGCCCTGGTCGAGGACAACCTCGCGCTCCTGCGCACCGGCTACCCCACCGGACTGCCGCGCCGCATCTCCGGCTACGCGGTCGACGCGCTGCTCCCCGAGAACGGCACCGACCTCGCCCGTGCCTTCTGCGGCAGCGAGGGCACGCTCGGTGTGGTCACGGAAGCCGTCGTACGGCTGGTCGACTCGCCGCCCGCGCGGGCGCTCGCCGTCCTCGGCTACCCCGACGAGAGCGCGGCGGCCGAGGCGGCGGCCGGGCTGCTGCCGTACCACCCGCTGACCGTCGAGGGCATGGCCGACGACCTCGTGCCCGGACCGCACGACCTGCCGCGCGGCGGCGCCTGGCTTTTCGTGGAGACCGGCGGCGCGACCGCCGCCGAGGCCCGCGCGCACGCCGAGCGCATCGCGCGGGCCGCCGACGCCCTGGACAGCACGGTCGTGGTGGACCCGGCGGCGCTGCGGGCCCTGTGGCGGGTACGGGAGGACGCGTCGGGCACCGCGACGCGCAGTGCCGACGGCGGCGAGGCATGGCCGGGCTGGGAGGACTGCGCGGTGCCGCCCGCGCGACTCGGCGCGTATCTGCGGGAGTTCCGCGCGCTGCTCGCCGACCACGGGCTGCGCGGCACGCCGTACGGGCACTTCGGCGACGGCTGTATCCATGTCCGTGTCGATTTCGACCTGTTGAGCACCGAGGGGGTCCGGGTCTTCCGCCGCTTCTCCGAGGACGTCGCGGCCCTCGTCGTCGCGCACGGCGGTTCGCTCTCCGGCGAGCACGGCGACGGACGGGCGCGCTCGGAGCTGCTGCCGACGATGTACGGCTCCGAACTGACCGGTCTCTTCGAGCGGTTCAAGGACCTGTGGGACCCGGCGGGCGGCATGAACCCCGGTTCGATCGCCCGGCCCGACCGGCTCGACGAGCATCTGCGCTTCGAGGTGCTGCCGCGCGAGCGGGTCGACGTCGCGTTCGCCTACCCGCACGACGGCGTCGCGGCGGACGGCAGCGTGGGCGGGGACTTCTCGGCAGCCGTACGGCGCTGCGTGGGCGTCGCCAAGTGCCGGGTGGAAGGGCCGAGTTCGGGGGCCGGGGTGATGTGCCCGTCGTTCCGCGCGACCGGTGAGGAACAGCACTCCACGCGCGGGCGCGCCCGGCTGCTGCACGAGATGCTCGCCGGTGAGGTCGTCACGGACGGCTGGCGCTCGGCGGAGGTCAAGGACGCGCTCGACCTGTGCCTGTCGTGCAAGGGCTGCCGCAGCGACTGCCCGGTGGGCGTCGACATGGCCACGTACAAGGCGGAGTTCCTGCACCACCACTACGCGGGCCGGCGGCGGCCCGCCGCGCACTACGCGATGGGGCGGCTGCCGCGCTGGCTCCGGGCGGCGGCGCCCTTCGCGGGCGTACTGAACGCGGCCCTGCGGGTGCCGGGCACGGCGGCGCTTGCCAAACGCCTCGGCGGCATCGCCCCGGAGCGCGCGATCCCGCGCCTGGCGCCGCGGACGTTCACCCGGTGGCTGCGCGGGCGTGCCCCCGTGGCCGACCCTTCGGTGGTGCTGTGGCCGGACACGTTCACCGAGTACCTGTCGCCGTCGGTGGGGCGGGCGGCGGTACGGGTCCTGGACGCGGCGGGCCTCCCGCACACGGTGCCGCCCGGCCGGGTGTGCTGCGGGCTGACGTACGTCTCCACCGGCCAGCTCGACCAAGCCCGTACGGTCATGCGGCGCACCCTGGACCGGATGGAACCGGCGCTCGACCGGGGCCTGCCGGTGGTCGTCCTGGAGCCGAGCTGCGCCGCGGCGCTCCGGACCGACCTGCCGGAACTCCTCGCGGACGACCCGCGCGCGGCCCGGCTCGCCGCGTCGGTACGGACGTTCGCCCAGACCCTGGAGGAGTACGCCCCCGACTGGCGGCCACCCCGCGTGAACCGCCCGGTCGCGGGCCAGACCCACTGCCACCAGCACGCGGTCCTGGGCGACGCGGCGGACCGCCGACTGCGTGAACGGGCGGGCCTGGCGGGCGAGTTGAGCGGCGGCTGCTGCGGCCTGGCGGGCAACTTCGGCTTCGAGAAGGGCCACTACGACGTCTCGGTGGCCTGCGCGGAGGACCAACTGCTCCCGTCGGTCCGCGCGGCGTCCCCCACCACGGCATTCCTCGCGGACGGCTACTCGTGCCGCACCCAGCTGACCCAACTGACGAACACGGACGCGAGGCACCTGGCGGAGGTGCTGGCGGAGGCACTGGGGGAGGAGACGACGGGCGCGGACGGCGCGGGGGGTACGGACGGCCCGGTCACTCCGTGA
- a CDS encoding TIGR03084 family metal-binding protein: MSDPPAADPLVPLLDDLRDESDELDRLVAGLADADWSLPTPAAGWTVAHQIAHLAWTDTASLLAVTDEAAFADVAGQALTAPHTFVDDGAADGAALPPADLLARWRAGRERLRQALRAAPPGARFPWYGPPMSGPSMVTARLMETWAHGQDVADALGARRAPTARLRHVAWIGVRARDYAYLVRGEQPPTAPFRVELTGIGGELWTYGPEDADQRVTGPALDFCLLVTQRAHRADLAVRAEGVDADRWLDIAQAFAGPAGPGRPARGA; this comes from the coding sequence GTGTCCGACCCTCCCGCCGCCGACCCCCTCGTGCCCCTGCTGGACGATCTGCGCGACGAGAGCGACGAACTCGACCGGCTCGTGGCCGGGTTGGCCGACGCGGACTGGTCGCTCCCGACCCCCGCCGCCGGCTGGACCGTCGCCCACCAGATCGCCCATCTCGCCTGGACCGACACCGCGTCCCTCCTCGCCGTGACCGACGAGGCCGCCTTCGCCGACGTGGCCGGGCAGGCGCTCACCGCCCCCCACACCTTCGTGGACGACGGCGCGGCGGACGGGGCCGCGCTGCCGCCCGCCGATCTCCTCGCCCGCTGGCGCGCCGGCCGCGAACGGCTCCGGCAGGCGCTGCGCGCGGCGCCTCCCGGCGCGCGATTCCCCTGGTACGGGCCGCCGATGAGCGGGCCGTCCATGGTGACCGCGCGGCTGATGGAGACCTGGGCGCACGGCCAGGACGTCGCCGACGCGCTCGGCGCCCGGCGCGCGCCCACCGCGCGGCTGCGCCATGTCGCGTGGATCGGCGTACGGGCCCGCGACTACGCCTACCTGGTCCGGGGCGAGCAGCCGCCCACCGCACCCTTCCGCGTCGAACTCACCGGCATCGGTGGGGAGTTGTGGACGTACGGCCCCGAGGACGCCGACCAGCGCGTCACGGGCCCCGCCCTCGACTTCTGCCTCCTGGTCACCCAGCGCGCCCACCGCGCGGATCTCGCCGTACGGGCGGAGGGCGTTGACGCCGACCGGTGGCTGGACATCGCCCAGGCGTTCGCCGGCCCCGCCGGTCCCGGCCGCCCGGCACGGGGAGCCTGA
- a CDS encoding EamA family transporter: MDEPRTPAVGIAGPNPEAAGAVGSVGGIGGTGATGADGAGGVSAVGGAGGVREEKGRRALGPVALVVAGMLSVQFGASIAVLLMPRTGAVGVVTLRLMLAALVLLVVCRPRIRGYARADWGTVLVFGAVLAAMNLLFYQAAARIPLGAAVTLEFLGPLALSVIVSRRLGNLLWAGLALGGVLLLSGGGFDRLDPVGVAYGLGAGVMWAAYIVYSGRTGSRFPQADGLALAMAFGALLSLPLGIVEAGSKLLVPSTIGLGLAVALMSSVLPYTLELLALRNLPAPTFAILMSAEPALAAMAGFFVLHQGLSMTDALAIALVIAASMGAVRTQGGKREVVVAEGGTRDGKAERAHGSGKGGNGGMRGTGGTSGKK; encoded by the coding sequence GTGGACGAGCCGCGTACCCCGGCCGTCGGTATCGCCGGGCCGAACCCCGAGGCCGCCGGTGCGGTCGGCTCCGTCGGTGGCATTGGGGGCACCGGGGCGACCGGTGCCGACGGTGCCGGTGGCGTCAGCGCCGTCGGTGGTGCCGGTGGTGTCCGGGAGGAGAAGGGGCGGCGCGCGCTCGGGCCCGTCGCGCTCGTCGTCGCGGGCATGCTGTCCGTGCAGTTCGGGGCCTCCATCGCCGTACTGCTGATGCCGAGGACCGGCGCCGTCGGGGTCGTGACGCTGCGGCTCATGCTGGCCGCCCTCGTCCTGCTCGTCGTCTGCCGCCCCCGGATTCGCGGGTACGCCCGCGCCGACTGGGGCACCGTGCTCGTCTTCGGCGCCGTCCTCGCCGCGATGAACCTGCTCTTCTACCAGGCCGCCGCCCGTATCCCGCTCGGCGCCGCCGTGACGCTGGAGTTCCTCGGTCCGCTCGCGCTCTCCGTGATCGTCTCGCGCCGCCTCGGCAATCTCCTGTGGGCCGGGCTCGCACTCGGCGGCGTGCTGCTGCTCAGCGGCGGCGGGTTCGACCGGCTCGATCCGGTGGGGGTGGCGTACGGGCTCGGCGCGGGCGTGATGTGGGCCGCGTACATCGTCTACAGCGGCCGGACCGGGTCGCGCTTCCCGCAGGCCGACGGCCTCGCGCTGGCCATGGCGTTCGGCGCCCTGCTGTCCCTGCCCCTGGGGATCGTCGAGGCCGGGTCCAAGCTGCTCGTGCCGTCGACGATCGGGCTGGGCCTCGCGGTCGCGCTGATGTCCTCCGTCCTGCCGTACACCCTCGAACTGCTCGCGCTGCGCAATCTGCCCGCGCCGACGTTCGCGATCCTGATGAGCGCGGAACCGGCCCTCGCGGCCATGGCGGGCTTCTTCGTGCTGCACCAGGGCCTGTCGATGACCGACGCGTTGGCGATCGCCCTGGTCATCGCGGCGAGCATGGGCGCGGTCCGGACGCAGGGCGGCAAACGGGAGGTCGTCGTGGCGGAGGGCGGGACCCGGGACGGGAAGGCCGAACGGGCGCACGGAAGCGGCAAGGGCGGCAACGGCGGTATGAGGGGCACGGGCGGCACGAGCGGCAAGAAGTAA
- a CDS encoding aldo/keto reductase: MKYTQLGRTGLKVSRLVLGTMNFGPHTDEADSHAIMDEALDAGINFFDTANVYGWGENKGRTEEILGTWFARGGGRRDKVVLATKVYGNMAPEGDPWPNHDKLSALNIRRAVDASLKRLQTDHIDLYQFHHIDRDTPVEEIWQAIDTLIQQGKILYAGSSNFPGWKIAQTNETARRLGSYGLVSEQCLYNLAERRAEMEIIPAAREYGLGVIPWSPLQGGLLGGVLRKEREGGSAKRSVDRLKDSTIREQIQAYEDLLAKHGIEPGEAALAWLLTRPGVTGPIVGPRTSEQLESAVRAVELELSDEVLASLEEIFPGPGPSPEAFAW, translated from the coding sequence ATGAAGTACACGCAGCTCGGACGCACCGGACTCAAAGTCAGCCGACTCGTCCTCGGCACCATGAACTTCGGCCCGCACACCGACGAGGCCGACAGCCACGCCATCATGGACGAAGCGCTCGACGCGGGCATCAACTTCTTCGACACCGCCAACGTCTACGGCTGGGGCGAGAACAAGGGCCGTACGGAAGAGATCCTCGGCACCTGGTTCGCGCGGGGCGGCGGCCGTCGGGACAAGGTCGTGCTCGCCACGAAGGTCTACGGCAACATGGCGCCGGAGGGCGACCCGTGGCCCAACCACGACAAGCTGTCGGCCCTCAACATCCGCCGGGCGGTGGACGCCAGCCTCAAGCGGCTCCAGACCGACCACATCGATCTCTACCAGTTTCACCACATCGACCGTGACACCCCGGTCGAGGAGATCTGGCAGGCCATCGACACCCTGATACAGCAGGGCAAGATCCTCTACGCCGGTTCGTCGAACTTCCCCGGCTGGAAGATCGCCCAGACCAACGAGACGGCACGCCGGCTCGGCTCGTACGGCCTGGTCAGTGAGCAGTGCCTGTACAACCTCGCCGAGCGCCGCGCCGAGATGGAGATCATCCCCGCCGCGCGGGAGTACGGCCTCGGCGTCATCCCCTGGTCGCCGCTCCAGGGCGGGCTGCTGGGCGGCGTGCTCCGCAAGGAGCGCGAGGGCGGCAGCGCCAAGCGGTCGGTCGACCGCCTCAAGGACTCCACGATCCGTGAGCAGATACAGGCGTACGAGGACCTGCTCGCCAAGCACGGCATCGAGCCGGGCGAGGCGGCCCTGGCCTGGCTTCTCACCCGCCCCGGCGTGACGGGCCCGATCGTCGGCCCGCGTACGTCGGAACAGCTGGAGTCCGCGGTGCGCGCGGTCGAACTGGAGCTGTCGGACGAGGTCCTGGCGTCCCTGGAGGAGATCTTCCCGGGTCCGGGCCCGTCCCCGGAGGCTTTCGCCTGGTAG
- a CDS encoding Uma2 family endonuclease — MSAAAAEHPCDGQPESQLETADTLMEQLPGYRVEIIGGVITVAPPPDGAHASVLTDVMIPFLAVGIHGQESRVLQNVGVWLPSGQEDFAIPDLAVVDADFEEHLSQYNCYDPAVFRLVLEVTSGNYQQDLRNKVTAYAEAKIPVYVIVDRKHNRLHVLTEPVAGDYASHRIHAPGEQVVLPDSIGAEVKLDVAAVLKAGEPKKTT, encoded by the coding sequence ATGTCTGCCGCAGCAGCCGAGCACCCCTGTGACGGACAGCCGGAAAGCCAGCTCGAGACGGCAGACACTCTCATGGAGCAGCTTCCCGGCTACCGCGTCGAGATCATCGGAGGCGTCATCACCGTGGCTCCACCCCCGGACGGCGCTCACGCGTCCGTGCTCACCGACGTCATGATCCCGTTCCTGGCCGTCGGGATACACGGTCAGGAGTCGAGAGTCCTCCAGAACGTCGGAGTGTGGCTGCCGAGCGGCCAGGAAGATTTCGCGATTCCGGATCTGGCGGTGGTCGACGCCGACTTCGAAGAGCATCTGTCGCAGTACAACTGCTACGACCCGGCCGTCTTCCGGCTGGTCCTCGAAGTCACCTCCGGCAACTACCAGCAGGACCTGCGGAACAAGGTCACCGCGTACGCCGAGGCCAAGATCCCGGTCTATGTGATCGTCGACCGCAAGCACAACCGGCTGCACGTCCTGACCGAGCCTGTCGCGGGCGACTACGCCAGCCACCGCATCCACGCGCCGGGCGAGCAGGTCGTCCTCCCCGACTCGATCGGTGCCGAGGTCAAGCTCGACGTCGCCGCCGTGCTCAAGGCCGGCGAGCCCAAAAAGACCACCTGA
- a CDS encoding MFS transporter produces MSTGPGADSAPAPATPDPTRQPRTSMFSSLKIRNYRLFATGQVVSNTGTWMQRIAQDWLVLTLTGSSTAVGITTALQFLPMLLFGLYGGVIADRCNKRTLLLGTQAAMGVTGLALAALTLTGQVQVWHVYATAFVLGLVTVVDNPARQSFVHEMVGPDQLRNAVSLNSANFQSARLVGPAVAGVLITAVGSGYAFLLNGLSFIAPLTGLLLMRTSELHKAARTPRGKGQLREGLRYVAGRPELIWPIVLVGFIGTFGFNFPIWLSAFADDVYHADAGTYGLLNTLMATGSLIGALLAARRGTSRMRLLVAAALLFGVLEIVTAFAPSFWLFAVLLVPIGMCGLTVNVTANSSIQMTTDPAMRGRVMALFMMVFTGGTPLGAPLVGWITDTYGARIGFASGGAVAALAAVGVGVMLARVGGLRVKIDLRRGRPHVTFVQRERRLATAA; encoded by the coding sequence TTGAGTACGGGACCCGGAGCAGACTCCGCACCCGCACCAGCCACCCCCGACCCCACCCGACAGCCCCGCACGAGCATGTTCAGCTCGCTGAAGATCCGCAACTACCGGCTCTTCGCCACCGGACAGGTCGTGTCGAACACCGGCACCTGGATGCAGCGCATCGCCCAGGACTGGCTGGTGCTCACCCTCACCGGCTCCTCCACCGCCGTCGGCATCACGACGGCCCTGCAATTCCTGCCGATGCTGCTCTTCGGCCTGTACGGCGGCGTCATAGCCGACCGGTGCAACAAACGCACCCTTCTCCTCGGCACCCAGGCCGCCATGGGGGTCACCGGCCTCGCACTCGCCGCCCTCACCCTCACGGGCCAGGTCCAGGTCTGGCACGTGTACGCCACGGCGTTCGTCCTCGGCCTGGTCACCGTGGTCGACAACCCGGCACGGCAGTCGTTCGTGCACGAGATGGTCGGCCCGGACCAGCTGCGCAACGCGGTCAGCCTCAACTCCGCCAACTTCCAGTCCGCCCGGCTCGTCGGCCCGGCCGTCGCCGGTGTCCTGATCACGGCCGTCGGCAGCGGCTACGCGTTCCTCCTCAACGGCCTCTCCTTCATCGCGCCCCTCACCGGTCTGCTGCTGATGCGCACCTCCGAACTGCACAAGGCCGCCCGCACCCCGCGCGGCAAGGGCCAGTTGCGGGAGGGGCTGCGCTACGTGGCGGGCAGGCCCGAGCTGATCTGGCCGATCGTGCTCGTCGGCTTCATCGGCACCTTCGGCTTCAACTTCCCCATCTGGCTCTCGGCGTTCGCGGACGACGTCTACCACGCCGACGCCGGTACGTACGGCCTGCTCAACACCCTTATGGCGACCGGCTCCCTGATCGGCGCCCTGCTCGCGGCCCGCCGGGGCACCTCCCGGATGCGGCTGCTGGTGGCGGCGGCGCTGCTCTTCGGCGTACTGGAGATCGTGACGGCGTTCGCCCCCTCGTTCTGGCTCTTCGCCGTGCTGCTCGTGCCGATCGGCATGTGCGGTCTGACCGTCAACGTCACCGCCAACTCCAGCATCCAGATGACCACGGACCCGGCCATGCGTGGCCGGGTGATGGCCCTGTTCATGATGGTCTTCACGGGCGGCACACCGCTGGGTGCCCCCCTCGTCGGCTGGATCACCGACACGTACGGCGCGAGGATCGGCTTCGCCTCCGGCGGCGCGGTCGCCGCGCTGGCGGCGGTGGGAGTGGGCGTGATGCTCGCCCGGGTGGGCGGCCTGCGCGTCAAGATAGACCTGCGGCGGGGACGCCCTCATGTGACGTTCGTCCAGCGGGAACGACGCCTGGCGACGGCGGCGTGA
- a CDS encoding TetR/AcrR family transcriptional regulator — translation MTTTESSGGGDVSRSLELLWGTGERAARGPKPGLSLGRIVTAAVAIADAEGLAAVSMRRLSAELGAGTMSLYRHVPGRAELVDLMLDRVQGEPVRLPRQDTAVPREDGAPGWRATVETAARAELALYRAHPWLLSVNQTRPVLGPGAVGGMEAMLAGLTGTGLTDPELISVIVMVSGYVSGVARSHLQTVEARTASGVGDDEFWQSQEPVLTEVMSSGRYPVMAGLSAEAFAPDFDHFEFGLQRLLDGLAVLVEQRTG, via the coding sequence ATGACGACAACCGAAAGCAGCGGCGGCGGCGATGTGTCGCGCAGCCTGGAGCTTCTCTGGGGGACCGGTGAGCGGGCGGCCCGGGGCCCGAAACCGGGGCTCTCGCTCGGCCGGATCGTCACCGCCGCCGTCGCGATCGCGGACGCCGAGGGGCTGGCCGCCGTCTCGATGCGCCGGCTCTCCGCGGAGCTCGGCGCGGGCACGATGTCGCTGTACCGCCATGTACCCGGCCGGGCCGAGCTCGTGGACCTGATGCTGGACCGCGTCCAGGGCGAGCCCGTCCGCCTGCCGCGACAGGACACCGCCGTACCGCGCGAGGACGGCGCCCCCGGCTGGCGGGCGACCGTCGAGACCGCCGCCCGCGCGGAACTCGCCCTCTACCGCGCGCATCCCTGGCTGCTCTCCGTCAACCAGACCCGCCCCGTCCTCGGCCCCGGCGCGGTCGGCGGCATGGAGGCGATGCTCGCCGGCCTCACGGGCACGGGGCTGACCGATCCGGAGCTGATCTCGGTGATCGTCATGGTCAGCGGTTACGTCTCCGGGGTCGCCCGCTCGCACCTCCAGACCGTCGAGGCGCGCACGGCGAGCGGCGTCGGCGACGACGAGTTCTGGCAGTCGCAGGAGCCGGTCCTGACCGAGGTGATGAGCAGCGGGCGCTATCCGGTGATGGCCGGGCTGTCGGCGGAGGCGTTCGCCCCCGACTTCGACCACTTCGAGTTCGGACTCCAGCGGCTGCTCGACGGACTCGCGGTCCTGGTCGAGCAGCGCACCGGCTGA